In Littorina saxatilis isolate snail1 linkage group LG8, US_GU_Lsax_2.0, whole genome shotgun sequence, a single genomic region encodes these proteins:
- the LOC138974404 gene encoding uncharacterized protein, protein MNRSSMQETVIPGEVKRTEMNTSRGVYYNGNCTFMTSLSPYQGARRYSYSVSFSPGPEGKPTGKSVTIRSPGDPVTNCPQYVYEGQSVGCDCLVNPSSSGLPPATAQWQGSGPGKQLVISNVTRNVSGHVFNCSLSWGPAGGAVQRQTEYILKVADPPPFPPVISGYNDKSGVTAGNLTLTCTVTGGRPLVTSVNVSCRPDVQGDVSWMNVTNTSVSVTFTILSLEARHDGTECVCTADWEVHRETYNVSASIQLRVMGNLWLIVVLIG, encoded by the exons ATGAATCGATCTTCCATG CAAGAGACAGTCATCCCTGGTGAAGTAAAAAGGACGGAGATGAACACGTCCCGCGGTGTGTACTACAATGGTAACTGTACCTTCATGACGTCACTGTCGCCATACCAAGGAGCGCGACGTTACTCATACAGTGTCAGCTTCTCTCCTGGGCCTGAGGGCAAACCAACAGGAAAATCAGTGACGATAC GGTCTCCAGGGGATCCAGTGACGAACTGCCCACAGTATGTGTACGAGGGTCAGTCTGTAGGGTGTGACTGTCTGGTCAACCCGTCATCCTCGGGACTCCCTCCTGCTACTGCACAGTGGCAAGGGTCCGGTCCCGGCAAGCAGCTGGTCATCTCTAACGTCACACGCAATGTATCTGGTCACGTGTTCAATTGCAGTCTTTCCTGGGGACCAGCAGGTGGTGCTGTTCAAAGACAAACTGAGTACATACTGAAAGTGGCAG ATCCTCCGCCTTTTCCACCTGTAATATCAGGCTACAACGACAAAAGTGGGGTGACTGCTGGAAACCTCACCCTCACCTGTACCGTCACAGGAGGAAGACCCTTGGTGACATCAGTCAACGTCAGCTGCAGACCGGATGTCCAGGGTGACGTCAGTTGGATGAACGTCACTAACACCTCGGTGTCCGTGACGTTCACGATTCTCTCCCTTGAAGCGAGGCATGACGGgacggagtgtgtgtgtactgctGACTGGGAAGTACACAGAGAGACCTACAACGTGTCTGCTAGCATCCAGCTCAGAGTAATGGGTAATCTCTGGTTGATTGTTGTTTTGAtcggttga
- the LOC138972430 gene encoding uncharacterized protein: protein MFPLRVVTGVAGGSVVVIILVVVVVVVVRRGRSIAKPHESEDTDVIDTAGNDDDDLEPFAMPKDIDEDGGGYATVNEATSHRASSSDYGYAVPDMSVYTQPSGTSDRGKKASTVTEATSHRASSSDYGYAVPDMSVYTQPSGTSDRDRKASTVTVEKGGNLYAEPDVPLFTQLSRASDRNMKASTVTVGKGGNLYAEPDVPPSTQPSGAPVKDSRTPTVTLREDGSLYSVTDIVSRVTVSIPSSALETPDDPATHTYAQVDRNAKRSKSTALVFNADQSASSTDVYAQVNKATKRNTTAATEVNKGVGAHEQQPEEIVKPKPTLKPRISVKPKLNK, encoded by the exons ATGTTCCCTCTTAGAGTCGTGACCGGAGTGGCTGGAGGGAGTGTGGTCGTCATCATcctcgtcgttgtcgtcgttgtcgttgttcgAAGGGGCAGATCCATTGCCAAGCCACACGAAAGCGAAGACACTGATGTAATAGACACCGCTGGAAATGACGATG ATGACTTGGAACCCTTCGCGATGCCCAAAGACATCGACGAAGACGGTGGTGGATATGCGACTGTCAATGAAGCAACATCCCACAGGGCGTCCTCATCTGACTATGGCTACGCCGTACCAGACATGTCGGTATACACGCAGCCTTCAGGGACTTCAGACAGGGGCAAGAAGGCTTCCACTGTCACTGAGGCAACATCCCACAGGGCATCCTCATCTGACTATGGCTACGCCGTACCAGACATGTCAGTATACACGCAGCCTTCAGGGACTTCAGACAGGGACAGGAAGGCTTCTACTGTCACAGTAGAAAAGGGAGGCAACCTGTACGCTGAACCAGACGTCCCTCTATTCACACAACTTTCCAGAGCTTCAGACAGGAACATGAAGGCTTCTACTGTCACGGTAGGAAAGGGAGGCAACCTGTACGCTGAACCAGACGTTCCTCCATCCACCCAGCCCTCTGGAGCTCCAGTCAAGGACAGCCGTACCCCCACCGTCACGCTGAGAGAGGATGGCAGTCTCTATTCTGTCACGGATATAGTGTCTCGCGTCACTGTCTCCATCCCGTCCTCTGCCCTCGAAACTCCAGAcgaccctgccacccacacgtACGCGCAGGTTGACAGAAACGCTAAGAGAAGCAAGTCTACCGCCTTGGTGTTCAACGCCGATCAGTCTGCATCATCCACGGATGTGTACGCCCAAGTAAATAAAGCTACAAAGAGGAACACGACCGCTGCTACAGAAGTGAACAAAGGCGTCGGCGCACATGAGCAACAGCCAGAAGAAATCGTGAAACCAAAGCCGACTTTGAAGCCCAGAATTTCTGTGAAACCCAAGCTGAATAAATAA
- the LOC138974021 gene encoding uncharacterized protein isoform X1, with amino-acid sequence MLYFRLTRLVFIMTESPGDPVTNCPQYVYEGQSVSCDCLVNRSSPGFPRATAQWKDKTPGQPLVVDVTRNDSGRVFTCSLTWGPANDSITNETHYKLDVAYPPPFPPVLSVYNDRSGMTDGNPFTLICTVTGGRPLVTSVNVSCRPDVQGDVSWMNVTNTSVSVTFTILSIEARHDGTECVCTADWEVHRETYNVSASIQLRVMDTFVFPVSIVAGVAGGSVVVIILVVVVVVQVRRRRPVTKPPESDEAALEDDASTYDDDLERPGMPKDIEEDGCGYATVTEATSHGASSSDYGYAVPDMSVYTQPSGTSDRGRKASTVTEATSHRASSSDYGYAVPDMSVYTQPSGTSDRDRKASTVTVEKGGNLYAEPDVPLFTQLSRASDRNRKASTVTVEKGGNLYAEPDVPLSTQPSGAPVKDSRTPTVTLREDGSLYSVTDIVSRVTVSIPSSALETPDDPATHTYAQVDRNAKRSKSTALVFNADQSASSTDVYAQVNKATKRNTTAATEVNKGVGAHEQQPEEIVKPKPTLKPRISVKPKLNK; translated from the exons atgttgtattttcgccttacgcgacttgtttttattatgacagagtcTCCAGGGGATCCAGTGACGAACTGCCCACAGTATGTGTACGAGGGTCAGTCTGTAAGTTGTGACTGTCTGGTCAACCGTTCATCACCTGGATTCCCTCGTGCTACAGCACAGTGGAAAGACAAGACTCCTGGTCAACCGCTGGTTGTTGACGTCACACGGAATGACTCTGGACGCGTGTTCACGTGCAGTCTGACATGGGGACCAGCGAATGACAGTATTACAAATGAAACTCACTATAAACTGGATGTGGCAT ATCCTCCACCTTTCCCGCCTGTACTATCTGTCTACAACGACAGAAGTGGGATGACTGATGGGAACCCCTTCACCCTAATTTGCACCGTTACAGGAGGAAGACCCTTGGTGACATCAGTCAACGTCAGCTGCAGACCGGATGTCCAGGGTGACGTCAGTTGGATGAACGTCACTAACACCTCGGTGTCCGTGACGTTCACGATTCTCTCCATTGAAGCGAGGCATGACGGgacggagtgtgtgtgtactgctGACTGGGAAGTACACAGAGAGACCTACAACGTGTCTGCTAGCATCCAGCTCAGAGTAATGG acACCTTCGTGTTTCCCGTCAGTATCGTCGCCGGAGTGGCCGGGGGAAGTGTGGTCGTCATCATcctcgtcgttgtcgtcgttgttcaAGTGCGACGGCGCAGACCTGTGACGAAGCCACCGGAAAGTGACGAAGCTGCTCTAGAAGACGATGCAAGTACTTACGATG ATGACTTGGAACGCCCAGGGATGCCTAAAGACATCGAAGAAGACGGTTGTGGATATGCGACTGTCACTGAGGCAACATCCCACGGGGCGTCTTCATCTGACTATGGCTACGCCGTACCAGACATGTCGGTATACACGCAGCCTTCAGGGACTTCAGACAGGGGCAGGAAGGCTTCCACTGTCACTGAGGCAACATCCCACAGGGCATCCTCATCTGACTATGGCTACGCCGTACCAGACATGTCAGTATACACGCAGCCTTCAGGGACTTCAGACAGGGACAGGAAGGCTTCTACTGTCACAGTAGAAAAGGGAGGCAACCTGTACGCTGAACCAGACGTCCCTCTATTCACACAACTTTCCAGAGCTTCAGACAGGAACAGGAAGGCTTCTACTGTCACGGTAGAAAAGGGAGGCAATCTGTACGCTGAACCAGACGTCCCTCTATCCACCCAGCCCTCTGGAGCTCCAGTCAAGGACAGCCGTACCCCCACCGTCACGCTGAGAGAGGATGGCAGTCTCTATTCTGTCACGGATATAGTGTCTCGCGTCACTGTCTCCATCCCGTCCTCTGCCCTCGAAACTCCAGAcgaccctgccacccacacgtACGCGCAGGTTGACAGAAACGCTAAGAGAAGCAAGTCTACCGCCTTGGTGTTCAACGCCGATCAGTCTGCATCATCCACGGATGTGTACGCCCAAGTAAATAAAGCTACAAAGAGGAACACGACCGCTGCTACAGAAGTGAACAAAGGCGTCGGCGCACATGAGCAACAGCCAGAAGAAATCGTGAAACCAAAGCCGACTTTGAAGCCCAGAATTTCTGTGAAACCCAAGCTGAATAAATAA